One window of the Bos mutus isolate GX-2022 chromosome X, NWIPB_WYAK_1.1, whole genome shotgun sequence genome contains the following:
- the RPL39 gene encoding large ribosomal subunit protein eL39: MSSHKTFRIKRFLAKKQKQNRPIPQWIRMKTGNKIRYNSKRRHWRRTKLGL; this comes from the exons ATG TCTTCTCACAAGACTTTCAGGATCAAGCGATTCCTggccaagaaacaaaagcagaatcgTCCCATTCCTCAatggattcgaatgaaaactggcAATAAAATCAG GTACAACTCCAAGAGAAGACATTGGAGAAGAACCAAGCTGGGTCTATAA